One stretch of Acidobacteriota bacterium DNA includes these proteins:
- a CDS encoding response regulator: MPKILLADDSTHAQRMGVKILSAEGFEVVTVSNGKAAIDSFQKSTPDLVIADVFMPGRNGYEVCQHVKTTEELKHIPVLLIIGAMEPYDPDEGKKAGADGVITKPLESSALVTTVKGLIDAAKRFAPTKPKKEKVSEETVTTTSTATNPYGPVVEDPSWAVAEEIITTTAKPEVIIIPQSMGQQAVGMLAEQFELDASTEPPAPHLGENTQPNLDDQSIDIPMGGESLKPEVAVSSPIVSSFQTNWSAEPASITVEDEKLFEQPAANWSDLTEMALEVSEENDQPAQQPRFTEPGLVQGDTTPVETGTAEGIEHF, from the coding sequence ATGCCAAAAATACTGCTCGCGGACGATAGCACTCATGCGCAACGGATGGGCGTAAAAATTCTGTCCGCAGAAGGCTTTGAAGTTGTCACAGTGAGCAACGGCAAAGCGGCCATAGATTCTTTCCAGAAATCCACTCCCGATCTGGTCATTGCGGATGTATTCATGCCGGGCCGCAACGGGTATGAGGTCTGCCAACACGTCAAGACCACGGAGGAACTGAAGCACATTCCGGTGCTATTGATCATTGGAGCGATGGAGCCTTACGACCCAGATGAGGGAAAGAAGGCTGGCGCAGATGGCGTCATTACCAAGCCTCTGGAATCATCGGCCTTGGTAACCACCGTCAAGGGCCTCATTGATGCCGCAAAGCGGTTTGCTCCAACCAAGCCCAAGAAGGAAAAAGTTTCCGAGGAAACTGTTACTACAACTTCTACGGCTACCAATCCGTACGGACCGGTGGTCGAAGATCCCTCCTGGGCGGTAGCCGAAGAAATCATAACGACGACCGCGAAGCCGGAAGTGATTATTATTCCCCAGTCGATGGGGCAGCAAGCGGTGGGCATGCTGGCGGAGCAATTTGAACTCGATGCCTCGACAGAACCCCCTGCGCCTCACTTGGGGGAAAACACGCAGCCCAACCTGGACGATCAAAGTATCGATATTCCCATGGGTGGAGAGTCACTCAAACCGGAGGTTGCAGTCTCCAGCCCAATTGTGTCCTCCTTTCAAACCAATTGGAGCGCGGAGCCCGCATCGATAACAGTTGAAGATGAGAAATTGTTTGAACAGCCCGCGGCAAATTGGAGCGATCTAACAGAGATGGCCTTGGAGGTTTCCGAGGAAAACGATCAGCCGGCGCAGCAGCCCAGGTTCACGGAACCCGGCTTGGTTCAAGGCGACACAACCCCAGTCGAGACTGGCACCGCGGAAGGTATTGAACATTTTTAA